In the Gammaproteobacteria bacterium genome, one interval contains:
- the yciO gene encoding putative RNA-binding protein YciO (Evidence 3 : Putative function from multiple computational evidences) has translation MAQYLSIHPKNPQSRLINQAVVIIREGGVIAYPTDSSYALGCQIGNKTAQDRIRHIRCVDDNHHFTLVCRDLSELSWYARVDNPVFRLLRSLTPGPYTFILKATHEVPRRLQNPKRKTIGLRVPDHPIARALLIALAEPIMSSTLILPGSREPLADPEEIRDQLDPQIDLIIDGGNCGLEPTTVIDLVDETPVVVRRGKGETTFFE, from the coding sequence ATGGCTCAATATTTATCCATTCATCCTAAAAATCCTCAATCTCGACTCATCAACCAGGCAGTGGTGATCATCAGGGAGGGTGGCGTGATTGCCTATCCCACCGACTCTTCTTATGCTTTGGGATGTCAAATTGGTAATAAAACTGCGCAGGATCGGATTCGGCATATTCGGTGTGTGGATGACAACCATCATTTCACGTTAGTTTGTCGCGACCTTTCCGAATTGTCTTGGTACGCCCGGGTAGACAATCCGGTATTTCGTCTCCTACGTTCCCTCACACCTGGGCCGTACACCTTCATTCTCAAGGCGACCCACGAGGTTCCTCGCCGCCTGCAAAATCCTAAACGTAAAACCATCGGCTTGCGTGTTCCCGATCATCCCATCGCGCGCGCGCTATTGATAGCCTTGGCGGAACCCATCATGAGTTCCACCCTTATTCTTCCTGGATCACGCGAACCATTGGCTGATCCCGAGGAAATTCGCGACCAGCTTGATCCACAGATTGATCTGATTATTGATGGGGGTAATTGTGGCCTAGAACCCACTACCGTTATCGATCTGGTGGACGAAACACCTGTAGTGGTACGTCGTGGCAAGGGAGAAACAACATTTTTTGAATAG
- a CDS encoding putative gluconeogenesis factor (Evidence 3 : Putative function from multiple computational evidences), producing MYKVTVIGGGTGSFTILNGLKNFPDLDLAAIITMFDDGGSSGTLRDELGALPPGDIRQCLVALSESDEIWRQVFNFRFNEGIFAGQNFGNLLITAFQQITGSFEMALNFAGEILKTKGKVIPVTLDDVHLIARTPDGEVIVGEHKIDLKEKPIESLRFKPEPGYNPKAIERLLNSDMIVICPGDVYTSILPNLMVRSMAKTIRASKALKVYICNIMTQKMHTANFRVIDFIKLIESYLGQKDIFDFVLYNSRKPDEEFLAAYSQEGEFLVEFQEEDFVGRKTVFLGKDFLSQKIPMQVKGDNLRRALIRHDSIEVALTLYELLKKESEITWIKWTNESCCT from the coding sequence ATGTATAAAGTTACGGTGATTGGTGGAGGAACGGGTTCTTTTACAATTTTGAACGGATTAAAAAATTTTCCGGATTTGGATTTAGCTGCCATCATTACCATGTTTGATGATGGCGGTTCATCGGGAACTTTAAGGGATGAACTTGGTGCTTTGCCGCCGGGTGATATACGACAATGCCTGGTCGCCTTGTCCGAGTCAGACGAAATTTGGCGACAGGTTTTTAATTTTCGTTTTAATGAAGGAATATTTGCTGGCCAGAATTTCGGTAATTTATTGATCACTGCCTTTCAACAAATTACGGGCAGTTTTGAAATGGCGTTAAATTTCGCGGGTGAAATTCTCAAGACCAAAGGAAAGGTTATACCGGTAACGCTCGACGATGTTCATTTAATCGCGCGGACGCCTGATGGCGAAGTGATTGTTGGCGAACATAAAATTGATCTTAAGGAAAAGCCGATTGAATCATTAAGATTTAAACCGGAACCAGGATATAATCCCAAGGCCATAGAAAGGCTGTTAAATAGTGACATGATTGTGATTTGTCCGGGTGACGTTTATACGAGCATTTTACCGAATCTCATGGTTAGGAGCATGGCAAAGACCATCAGGGCATCAAAAGCGCTTAAGGTCTATATTTGTAACATCATGACACAAAAAATGCACACAGCAAATTTTAGAGTCATTGATTTTATAAAATTAATTGAATCCTATTTAGGTCAAAAAGATATCTTTGACTTCGTCCTGTATAATTCGAGAAAACCGGATGAAGAATTTTTGGCTGCCTATTCACAGGAGGGTGAATTCCTGGTTGAATTTCAGGAAGAAGATTTCGTGGGTAGAAAAACAGTTTTTTTAGGCAAGGATTTTTTAAGCCAAAAGATACCAATGCAAGTAAAAGGCGACAACTTGAGGCGCGCCTTGATTCGTCATGATTCTATTGAAGTAGCTTTGACTTTATATGAATTACTTAAAAAAGAAAGTGAAATCACCTGGATTAAGTGGACAAACGAATCTTGCTGTACTTAA